GGCCGCGACCCCCGCCTCACCAGCGCGCTCACCCGGGTGGAGTCTGGCCAGAACAGCCAGGGCCAACCCTCCACATGGGTCACCCTCCGCGCCTGCACCGGCCTACGGGCCGCCTACGGCTGAGCGGTGGCTGGTCGGGCGAGCCGGTACAGCCTGATGGATACGGCCATCACCCAGACCAGGGGCACCCACATGGCGGCCCGCTGCACCAGCCCATTGACCCCTCCGATCAGCTCAGCGGCGATCAGCGGCCCGGACACCAGGGCGGCCAGCCCCAGCCAGAGCGAGCCGACCGACCAGGCTTCGCCGAACCGGCCGTCGCGCGAGAACACCAGCGCCGATACCATGGCCGCGGCCGGCAGGCCGATCGCCCCCGGCATGCTGAACAGCGAGTGCAGCCGCCCTGTCACGGTCACATCGACACAGCCCGCGTCGCAGGGGAAGAACCCGACCACCCCCATGCCCACCCCGGCCAGCACCAGCAGCCCGGTGGCCAGCGTCTTGGCCCGGCTCGGCTGCAGCAGGAACCAGTAGGCGGCGGCGAAGGCCAGGATCGAGATCCCCAGCCCCATGAACCCGGCCAGGTTCATCACCAGCCGGTATGGGGCGTCCACCGCCCCCAGCTCGCTCTGGGTGTCCCGGATCGGGTCATAGCCGTCCCACAGCATGCCCAGGACGGTCACCAGCACCAGGTAGCCGACTGGTCCCACCACCCCGATCAGGGCCAGCACCCGCCGAGGAGCGCTGCCGGATGCCGGCTCCGCCGACGTCCGGGGCGGCGCCGGTGGCCCCTGCCGCCGGGCTCCTGTCCGCGTCATCGCTGAGCCTTCAGCCTGAGCGCCGGCGGCCGTCTCGGCGGTAAGCCTTGACGGTCAGCACCGCGCCGCTGGGGAACATGGCGAGCAACCCCCCCGGGTGGCGGCGTCCCTGTGTGGACGGGGCTGGTCTGCATTGCCCTCCAATATGACGGGCCATTTCCGGCACCTTGCGACCATAGGTCTGAACGGATGGGGTGGGGCAGGGTCCAACGTCCCGTCACGCAGAGGACCCTGGACCAGCCACCTCGGCGATGGCGGCGGGCGGTGAGCCGCACGGTGTCCCCGCCTCGCCTCCAGGCTTGTATGGCTTTGCACCAGCGATGCGGGACCAAAGAGGGAGACCGGTTCGCCATCCGATGGTCACCCAGGACCAATGACCAGAGAGATCGGGACCATTGGTCCTGGTGGAATCGCTCCCCGTCGGCAAACCTAAAGCTGTGAGGTTTCCCGTTGCGAAAAGAGGAAGCGATGAGCAGCTCGATCCGCTCGGTGGTGCAGCGCACGATCGAATCGCCGGCCGGTGGGCTG
This window of the Actinomycetota bacterium genome carries:
- a CDS encoding DUF998 domain-containing protein, with amino-acid sequence MLALIGVVGPVGYLVLVTVLGMLWDGYDPIRDTQSELGAVDAPYRLVMNLAGFMGLGISILAFAAAYWFLLQPSRAKTLATGLLVLAGVGMGVVGFFPCDAGCVDVTVTGRLHSLFSMPGAIGLPAAAMVSALVFSRDGRFGEAWSVGSLWLGLAALVSGPLIAAELIGGVNGLVQRAAMWVPLVWVMAVSIRLYRLARPATAQP